From a region of the Toxotes jaculatrix isolate fToxJac2 chromosome 7, fToxJac2.pri, whole genome shotgun sequence genome:
- the myl2b gene encoding myosin, light chain 2b, regulatory, cardiac, slow codes for MAPKKAKKRAEGASSNVFSMFEQAQIQEFKEAFTIMDQNRDGFIDKNDLRDTFAALGRLNVKQEEIDDMLKEAPGPINFTVFLTMFGEKLKGADPEETILNAFKVFDPEGKGTLKKDFVTEMLTTQADRFSPEEMEQMFAAFPPDVAGNLDYKNLVYVITHGEEKDQE; via the exons ATG GCACccaagaaagcaaagaaaagagcGGAGGGAGCCAGCTCCAATGTGTTCTCCATGTTTGAACAGGCCCAGATCCAGGAGTTCAAAGAA GCTTTCACTATCATGGACCAAAACAGAGACGGATTCATTGACAAGAATGACCTGAGAGACACGTTTGCAGCTTTGG GCCGTTTAAATGTCAAGCAAGAGGAGATTGATGATATGCTGAAGGAGGCACCAGGACCCATTAATTTCACAGTCTTTCTCACCATGTTTGGAGAGAAGCTAAAAG GTGCTGACCCAGAGGAGACCATTCTCAACGCTTTCAAAGTCTTTGACCCTGAGGGAAAAGGAACATTAAAGAAAGACTT tgtcacagagaTGCTGACGACTCAGGCAGACAGATTCTCCCCTGAAGAG ATGGAGCAGATGTTTGCAGCTTTCCCTCCAGATGTAGCAGGAAACCTAGACTACAAGAACCTGGTCTATGTCATCACACACGGCGAAGAAAAAGACCAAGAATAG